TTATTTTACCCTCCTTTGAGGAGTCTCATGCATTTAAATACGTGTTAttgcaagtgtgtgtgcattatgtACGGATAGACATGTTAGGTATGTAGTGCATTTGTTAGAGATGCATGCTGTTTACTCAcataatgaaatgtattttggtCAGCTTACATGGGAGTACTGCATGTTCTCAAGTTGCATCTGTTACATATGAAAATTGGATGTTTAGAACCACAAAGTCCGGCTTAGGTGCcttttttcaatttatttaaaaaaaaagtttgagactCTTTTTTAAGGACATTGATATTCAAATATATTCTTCATTTTCATATCCTTAAGATAACAATGGGTAGACTCTCCTGCAACATGTAGCTGTCTCTTGATGATGGGTAATTGAGTCATTTAAGAGTTGGTTGATGAACAGATCTGATAAAATCACATTGGGGAGGTGGGTTGTAAACTTTTTAGCTGTAATGTTTCTATACttctaaataaaacaacaacaacaacaatgcactCATGTTATATATCTGCCCTCAGGAGCCGAGGACGATGAATGGGACGATGAATGGGATGACGTGAAGTCTACTGGAGGTTACGCCGAGTCAGAATCTGGAGATGGCGGAGcactgcagagaggaggagctcatgcatctaccatgaaaatatcaCTCAACAAGTAGGTATTTTGTAAGAAGTTGGCAGGAAACATAATAATCTTCATAGAAAATGTAAGCTGCAGGACGGTTGTCATGTCATtgtctaaccctaacccttgtttaaaaaaagagggggtAAATCAaaagggatggatggatttcCTTCTTCCTTCTTTGAATCTTATTTTGTTCAGATTCACGCTTACTCACAAGAGGTTTTCTTCCTCCCTGTGTTTACCGTTGCATTGTTGCATCTCTTGCTGTGTTGCCATCACTTGTAGGTCAGTTTTAATATTGTGAAATTGTTTGCAGGAGAGTGTGTTGCATCAGCTTTGTATATGATCAATCAACAAAAAGGCAACCAGTCATGAACACACTGCTGCATAGGTTTACAAGAGTTGAAAAAAACGTCTTAGCCACAGGGAGCTGCCCTCTCTACTTAATAAAGCTGTGAAAGATTGAACGAGTGTGCATCACTTATCacgtttttgtctttctttgagCAGGTTTCCTGGGTTTTCCAAGTCCGGTCCAGAGCTCTACCTCCTGTGCAAGCAGCTCGCCAAGAGCAAAGAAAAGTTACCGATCTATGTAGGTGATTTCCAAACATCTTAACGATTTTTGACAGATGTGTTTACTTGTTATAGCACTAGTTTCACCTTCCCTACTGAAAATATGATGATCATAGCACATAAACTAATGATGAGCCCATGTACAGGTAGATCCAGGTACTCTTTATATGATTGCAGTTATTGGTGTTAAACTCTCTACAGTATATTAAATCGTTTTACAGTATGGTTGGAAATGGTTCCATCTCTTTGGATCGTTACGATTCCATAAACTGCTGAGTGGCAAATTTTGAAACCTTTGTGTTTGGTTCAGATTGGAGAAGTTGGTCCCGTGTGGTCTTACCCTGAAAGTCAACTCGACTGCGTGGTCGCTGATCCCAAGAAAGGCTCAAAGATGTACGGCCTCAAGAGCTACATCGAGTACCAAATCACACCCAACGTGAGTATCCAGTAGTTCATTTAGCCGTCAGTAGTTTAAGTCTGGGATTGAACTATGCTGAAACTTGATAACTGCAATgacatcatctttaaaaaaaataaaaaattcataACATCCAAACCTTGTTGACCCTTGTTTTTTCATGTGTCTGTTAGAGATCAAAAGCTCTGTCtgaattgtgttttgtttattgaaGTTGATATGCTAAATAAGGTTATGATAATGTATTAAAGGATTTGCTCTATTTCCTCTGACTCACATTTTCTGTAACTCCTTGATATTGTTTTGCAGACCACAAATcgacctgtcaatcacagataCAAGCACTTTGATTGGTTGTATGAGAGGCTTCTAGACAAATTTGGGTCAGCCATCCCCATTCCCTCTTTACCAGACAAGCAGGTGACAGGTAAGCGCCAGGTTGCATAAAATGTATGAtacaaaaaagataaagattGCTCACatcaacattacattttctttgtacCCTCCCCTCTGTTCAGGACGGTTTGAGGAAGAGTTTATTAAGATGCGTATGGAGCGTTTGCAGGGCTGGATGACCAGGATGTGCAGGCATCCGGTTGTTTCCAGCAGTGAAGTATTCCAGACTTTCCTCACCTACAAGGATGAAAAGGTGTGTGagtcctcctccacttcctctcccCTTGAGGTTTTGAATACACTGTGCTTTGGAAAAATGTATTCAAGGACTGAAAGCTCCtgcttttattattaaaatgtaatatttgatGATGTGTAGATCTTACTTGGGCTCAAGCAGCTGTGTCAAGTCACTAAAGTCCAGACCTTATTCAAATATATGACTTCTTGGTGCAGGACTGGAAGACGGgaaagagaaaagcagaaaaagacgAAACAGTCGGAGTCATGATTTTCTGCACAATAGAACCTGAAGGTCAAGACCTGGATCCTGtggaagtgtgagtgtgaagCAAATATACTCAAGTACAAGAAACACTTGGCTACAAAAGGACCTACCTGGCACCTCCTGactgtttgtaaaatgtgtccACAGCGAACAGAAATGCGAGCAGTTCAGCAGGTTTACCAAAGCCATGGATGACGGAGTGAAGGAAATCCTCACTGTTGGCAACGAGCACTGGAAGAGATGCACAGGCCGTAAGTAAACACTCCACTGAGgctaaataaatgatttactACACAAAGAGGACTCCCCTTTACTTTGTGCTGTAATTATTGTTTATATAATACAGTGGTTCATTGTGTTGAGTATTTTGTCATCTGAAGGAACTTTTCATTCACACTGCAGCTTTGTattaatgttgctttttttttttttctccacagctTTGCCAAAAGAGTACCAGCGAATCGGAAAGGCCTTCCAAAACCTGTCATCTGTTTTCACCAGCAGTGGATACCAAGGTACACCAACATGTTTAAGTTTCATGCTAGTTGGCTTTTTACTTGGCCGTCTTTGGTACCACCTTCAAAATGCAGTTGCTGTCATTTTTTTACGTGCAAAATCTGTCTGGAAACAAATTGGCAAAACAGGAAGCTATTGAGAAACACGGCCGTGACACAATTTAAACCCTTTGCTCGTGTAGGTGAGTCAACCCTGACTGATGCCATGACAGCAGCTGGAAAGACCTATGAAGAAATAGCTCAGATGGTGGCAGAGCAGGTAGGTACTTTGCATGTTATTACCTATTTTATTATCATTGACCTAAACTTCTACAAAGATCTTGTTCGGGTGGTTTTGAACACCTGCACTCGTTTCCCCTCATAAACACAGCAAAAaggagctgattttttttttatgtgttcacTCTGAATAATCACAACATCAGACAGTATGTGAACATTTCCTGCTTACGTCAGTGTGTACATCCGTGATGTGGTGTTTCAATGACCCTTGTAACCAAGCATCCTGTGTGTGAAGTCTGTATCAGTATCAGGAAAAAGCCACAGGGAAACTTATCTTGTGTATTTCCAAGTGTGGCTCGTCTTGATGAGTCTGATCAGTGTGGCGTTGCAATGCTCAAATCAAACctaggcattttttttttcttgatgttCCAGCAGCTTCCAGGAGGATGATTCATCTGGTAAGCTTGTGCTGCTCCAGACACCTTCTCTCCTGTAGACATTAGCTTAAGTTTAGCCTCACCTGTGATTGCAGTGTGTATTCATCCCCAGAGGCTGCATACAGCTTTCTCTTGTTAACTGAATGTTAAGGGACAATTGTAGGTGTTAGATTTATATAAATAACCAGATGTATGTACTGCAGAATGTACATAAAACATGCTATATGCAGAAACACCGTCTGCTGGAGGCTCCTGTGGTTAAATGGTTATCTACACTATTTTGAACTTGTAACCCCctgttcttgttttaaaaaaaggtctttTGTGTTCCTGAATTCTTTTCCTGTgtgatgtttcctgttttggaTCCATCTGTGTTCCAAGTTTAGGTAACATTAATCTCTTATTGACTTTgtccatctgtgttttttttgggtttttttagcCCAAGAAAGACCTCCACTTCCTCATGGAGACTAACAATGAATATAAGGGTCTTCTGGGATGCTTCCCAGACACCATTGGAGTACATAAGGTACACAGGAAAATAGTTACTCAaaggtttgattaaaaaaatgatataatGGGATGTCTCATTTATATacccttacccccccccccccccctcctccacactgaagtTGAAGATTCACCCACTTACAAAGTTCAGTTTTAGACTTCATTATCATTAGTTAAGTGCTAAGCTTACACATCGCCTTGTTgataacataaaaaataatattcaacatcgatgttaattatttttagttacAGTAAATAACAATAAACACTGTAACTCATTCTACAAAACATGTTGGTTAACTCTTGTGAATATCTTCTTTACACttaatattataattatatCCACATTTCAACAGACACAACTGTTACCAGTATGTACGGCAGTAGTGTTACTGCTCATGATGCGACAGGGATTTCCTGATGTTTTGGTTGATTTTAATTGGATTGCACTGCTGCCAATTAAAGGCTTTAGTGACATTCTCAAAGTGTAAAATGCAACTTAATGCAATAAATCACTGAAAGCACAGTTTAAATACTTGCTACTTGGTAGGAACTTAAAACACaaatgtctgctgtgtctgAATTCCATTTCAATGTGCTGTTATGTACACTAACAGCATGTAACGGTATGTGAGTGTGGAGGCTGAAAGGCTGTGACTTTGTCAAGAAGAGACAAAATGTTTTGAACATGTGTGACTTCTGTTGTTAAGATGTCAGGTTTTTACATTCTGCAGGCAGCCATAGACAAGGTGAAAGAGGGCGACAAGCTGGTAGCTACGAGTAAAATTACCGCTCAGGAGAAAGTCACCATGGCTAAACGAGTCAGCACCATGTCTTACACATTACAAGGTAAAAGACTCACTTAGAAATATGGAAGTGATTGTGTTCATGAGAACACCATATCTGATTCAGACGTCTTCCCCTCTGGTTTCCCACAGCTGAGATGAACCACTTCCA
The Labrus bergylta chromosome 15, fLabBer1.1, whole genome shotgun sequence DNA segment above includes these coding regions:
- the snx9b gene encoding sorting nexin-9b isoform X1, which encodes MAVKAQVLYDFIAEPGNNELTVKEGETVTITNQGIGGGWIEAQNSRGELGLVPEDYIEFPSFPAAAAAPTAPTPNLGNVGAPDLSIFDAYAPPSAPAQNQVDARGLSPQPETPDTPVSPYLSSPDEASNGNDPWSVWNADPSGGANNNNWASNPEGTQTGKGAADPWSSVPQGHPQAYQGPDIYPYPYLIDYTGAEDDEWDDEWDDVKSTGGYAESESGDGGALQRGGAHASTMKISLNNRFPGFSKSGPELYLLCKQLAKSKEKLPIYIGEVGPVWSYPESQLDCVVADPKKGSKMYGLKSYIEYQITPNTTNRPVNHRYKHFDWLYERLLDKFGSAIPIPSLPDKQVTGRFEEEFIKMRMERLQGWMTRMCRHPVVSSSEVFQTFLTYKDEKDWKTGKRKAEKDETVGVMIFCTIEPEGQDLDPVEVEQKCEQFSRFTKAMDDGVKEILTVGNEHWKRCTGPLPKEYQRIGKAFQNLSSVFTSSGYQGESTLTDAMTAAGKTYEEIAQMVAEQPKKDLHFLMETNNEYKGLLGCFPDTIGVHKAAIDKVKEGDKLVATSKITAQEKVTMAKRVSTMSYTLQAEMNHFHSNRIYDYNRVMQLYLEEQVKFYETIAEKLRQAHGQFTTM
- the snx9b gene encoding sorting nexin-9b isoform X6; translation: MAVKAQVLYDFIAEPGNNELTVKEGETVTITNQGIGGGWIEAQNSRGELGLVPEDYIEFPSFPAAAAAPTAPTPNLGNVGAPDLSIFDAYAPPSAPAQNQASNGNDPWSVWNADPSGGANNNNWASNPEGTQTGKGAADPWSSVPQGHPQAYQGPGAEDDEWDDEWDDVKSTGGYAESESGDGGALQRGGAHASTMKISLNKFPGFSKSGPELYLLCKQLAKSKEKLPIYIGEVGPVWSYPESQLDCVVADPKKGSKMYGLKSYIEYQITPNTTNRPVNHRYKHFDWLYERLLDKFGSAIPIPSLPDKQVTGRFEEEFIKMRMERLQGWMTRMCRHPVVSSSEVFQTFLTYKDEKDWKTGKRKAEKDETVGVMIFCTIEPEGQDLDPVEVEQKCEQFSRFTKAMDDGVKEILTVGNEHWKRCTGPLPKEYQRIGKAFQNLSSVFTSSGYQGESTLTDAMTAAGKTYEEIAQMVAEQPKKDLHFLMETNNEYKGLLGCFPDTIGVHKAAIDKVKEGDKLVATSKITAQEKVTMAKRVSTMSYTLQAEMNHFHSNRIYDYNRVMQLYLEEQVKFYETIAEKLRQAHGQFTTM
- the snx9b gene encoding sorting nexin-9b isoform X3, producing the protein MAVKAQVLYDFIAEPGNNELTVKEGETVTITNQGIGGGWIEAQNSRGELGLVPEDYIEFPSFPAAAAAPTAPTPNLGNVGAPDLSIFDAYAPPSAPAQNQVDARGLSPQPETPDTPVSPYLSSPDEASNGNDPWSVWNADPSGGANNNNWASNPEGTQTGKGAADPWSSVPQGHPQAYQGPGAEDDEWDDEWDDVKSTGGYAESESGDGGALQRGGAHASTMKISLNNRFPGFSKSGPELYLLCKQLAKSKEKLPIYIGEVGPVWSYPESQLDCVVADPKKGSKMYGLKSYIEYQITPNTTNRPVNHRYKHFDWLYERLLDKFGSAIPIPSLPDKQVTGRFEEEFIKMRMERLQGWMTRMCRHPVVSSSEVFQTFLTYKDEKDWKTGKRKAEKDETVGVMIFCTIEPEGQDLDPVEVEQKCEQFSRFTKAMDDGVKEILTVGNEHWKRCTGPLPKEYQRIGKAFQNLSSVFTSSGYQGESTLTDAMTAAGKTYEEIAQMVAEQPKKDLHFLMETNNEYKGLLGCFPDTIGVHKAAIDKVKEGDKLVATSKITAQEKVTMAKRVSTMSYTLQAEMNHFHSNRIYDYNRVMQLYLEEQVKFYETIAEKLRQAHGQFTTM
- the snx9b gene encoding sorting nexin-9b isoform X2 produces the protein MAVKAQVLYDFIAEPGNNELTVKEGETVTITNQGIGGGWIEAQNSRGELGLVPEDYIEFPSFPAAAAAPTAPTPNLGNVGAPDLSIFDAYAPPSAPAQNQVDARGLSPQPETPDTPVSPYLSSPDEASNGNDPWSVWNADPSGGANNNNWASNPEGTQTGKGAADPWSSVPQGHPQAYQGPDIYPYPYLIDYTGAEDDEWDDEWDDVKSTGGYAESESGDGGALQRGGAHASTMKISLNKFPGFSKSGPELYLLCKQLAKSKEKLPIYIGEVGPVWSYPESQLDCVVADPKKGSKMYGLKSYIEYQITPNTTNRPVNHRYKHFDWLYERLLDKFGSAIPIPSLPDKQVTGRFEEEFIKMRMERLQGWMTRMCRHPVVSSSEVFQTFLTYKDEKDWKTGKRKAEKDETVGVMIFCTIEPEGQDLDPVEVEQKCEQFSRFTKAMDDGVKEILTVGNEHWKRCTGPLPKEYQRIGKAFQNLSSVFTSSGYQGESTLTDAMTAAGKTYEEIAQMVAEQPKKDLHFLMETNNEYKGLLGCFPDTIGVHKAAIDKVKEGDKLVATSKITAQEKVTMAKRVSTMSYTLQAEMNHFHSNRIYDYNRVMQLYLEEQVKFYETIAEKLRQAHGQFTTM
- the snx9b gene encoding sorting nexin-9b isoform X4, coding for MAVKAQVLYDFIAEPGNNELTVKEGETVTITNQGIGGGWIEAQNSRGELGLVPEDYIEFPSFPAAAAAPTAPTPNLGNVGAPDLSIFDAYAPPSAPAQNQVDARGLSPQPETPDTPVSPYLSSPDEASNGNDPWSVWNADPSGGANNNNWASNPEGTQTGKGAADPWSSVPQGHPQAYQGPGAEDDEWDDEWDDVKSTGGYAESESGDGGALQRGGAHASTMKISLNKFPGFSKSGPELYLLCKQLAKSKEKLPIYIGEVGPVWSYPESQLDCVVADPKKGSKMYGLKSYIEYQITPNTTNRPVNHRYKHFDWLYERLLDKFGSAIPIPSLPDKQVTGRFEEEFIKMRMERLQGWMTRMCRHPVVSSSEVFQTFLTYKDEKDWKTGKRKAEKDETVGVMIFCTIEPEGQDLDPVEVEQKCEQFSRFTKAMDDGVKEILTVGNEHWKRCTGPLPKEYQRIGKAFQNLSSVFTSSGYQGESTLTDAMTAAGKTYEEIAQMVAEQPKKDLHFLMETNNEYKGLLGCFPDTIGVHKAAIDKVKEGDKLVATSKITAQEKVTMAKRVSTMSYTLQAEMNHFHSNRIYDYNRVMQLYLEEQVKFYETIAEKLRQAHGQFTTM
- the snx9b gene encoding sorting nexin-9b isoform X5; translation: MAVKAQVLYDFIAEPGNNELTVKEGETVTITNQGIGGGWIEAQNSRGELGLVPEDYIEFPSFPAAAAAPTAPTPNLGNVGAPDLSIFDAYAPPSAPAQNQASNGNDPWSVWNADPSGGANNNNWASNPEGTQTGKGAADPWSSVPQGHPQAYQGPDIYPYPYLIDYTGAEDDEWDDEWDDVKSTGGYAESESGDGGALQRGGAHASTMKISLNNRFPGFSKSGPELYLLCKQLAKSKEKLPIYIGEVGPVWSYPESQLDCVVADPKKGSKMYGLKSYIEYQITPNTTNRPVNHRYKHFDWLYERLLDKFGSAIPIPSLPDKQVTGRFEEEFIKMRMERLQGWMTRMCRHPVVSSSEVFQTFLTYKDEKDWKTGKRKAEKDETVGVMIFCTIEPEGQDLDPVEVEQKCEQFSRFTKAMDDGVKEILTVGNEHWKRCTGPLPKEYQRIGKAFQNLSSVFTSSGYQGESTLTDAMTAAGKTYEEIAQMVAEQPKKDLHFLMETNNEYKGLLGCFPDTIGVHKAAIDKVKEGDKLVATSKITAQEKVTMAKRVSTMSYTLQAEMNHFHSNRIYDYNRVMQLYLEEQVKFYETIAEKLRQAHGQFTTM